A portion of the Paenibacillus hamazuiensis genome contains these proteins:
- a CDS encoding MarR family winged helix-turn-helix transcriptional regulator: MKEILREIGMIARALDSISNIEFKEYDLTKGQYLYLVRICENPGIIQEKLAEMIKVDRTTAARAIKKLEMNGFIEKKDDEHNKKINKLFPTEKGKQVFPFIKRENDHSNKVALAGFSEEEAETIFQLLQRVRKNIEVDWEFVKKGNKRNY; encoded by the coding sequence ATGAAAGAAATCCTGCGCGAAATTGGAATGATTGCCCGGGCCTTGGATTCTATAAGCAATATAGAATTTAAAGAATATGACCTTACCAAAGGTCAGTATTTGTACCTTGTCCGAATATGTGAAAACCCGGGAATCATTCAGGAGAAGTTAGCTGAAATGATTAAAGTAGACCGAACAACCGCAGCCCGCGCAATAAAAAAACTTGAAATGAACGGCTTTATTGAAAAGAAAGATGACGAACATAACAAAAAAATAAATAAGCTCTTTCCAACAGAAAAAGGGAAACAGGTATTTCCTTTCATAAAAAGAGAAAATGATCATTCGAATAAAGTCGCATTGGCGGGATTTTCCGAAGAAGAAGCAGAAACCATTTTTCAACTTTTGCAAAGAGTTAGAAAAAATATAGAAGTTGACTGGGAATTTGTAAAAAAGGGCAACAAGAGAAATTACTGA
- a CDS encoding GNAT family N-acetyltransferase, producing MTIKITKCSLEDLQILQELSIETFNDTFKDQNSPENMKAYLERAFNSEQLEKELANGSSEFFFILFNEELAGYLKVNMNDAQSEKMGDESLEIERIYIRSHFQRKGLGKYLINKAMEIAKSQNKKMIWLGVWEKNENAIDFYKKMGFVQTGAHSFYMGDEEQIDFILTKTLVSRTNN from the coding sequence ATGACTATAAAAATAACAAAGTGCAGCCTGGAAGATTTACAAATACTCCAGGAACTAAGTATTGAAACATTCAACGATACATTTAAAGACCAGAATTCACCTGAAAATATGAAAGCCTATTTGGAGAGAGCATTCAACAGTGAACAGTTGGAAAAGGAATTAGCCAATGGCTCTTCGGAATTCTTTTTCATCCTCTTCAACGAAGAACTTGCCGGATATTTAAAGGTAAATATGAATGATGCCCAATCCGAAAAAATGGGCGACGAGTCGCTCGAAATTGAGAGAATTTATATCAGATCCCATTTTCAAAGAAAAGGGCTTGGAAAATATCTAATTAACAAAGCGATGGAAATAGCCAAAAGTCAAAATAAAAAGATGATCTGGCTGGGAGTTTGGGAAAAGAACGAGAACGCAATTGACTTTTATAAAAAAATGGGTTTTGTTCAAACGGGAGCTCACTCTTTCTACATGGGCGATGAAGAACAAATTGATTTTATATTGACCAAAACCCTGGTATCACGTACCAATAACTGA
- a CDS encoding helix-turn-helix domain-containing protein, with the protein MNITLENQFQLVICLGDAAAAFTEYELDYVYLLCSDLCHQELNKSRDMELEKMIEGIRMLTSTLDLNELLQTIIRSAITVISAGDAGIFRLFDRQSSLLVPLALIGFDDSFARYKTKKGEAISGKVFADGIPRIYQSKQEMLRDYTNISEENIDYVKNEKKANALMSVPVSLGETRIGTLTILQFSKKRNFTNRDLQLLQGFASQVAIAIHNAKLYEETSLRLKQVTELSTKLEENNRLLQKRIHVHDTLTQLSLKNKGIKNLVNEINRILGMPVSYVDCLDNEIYTGPQSKNKISFAAISEMFENRQKAPMSVSWFNQDYFVYPITIGTVLLGCIIVTASHPLTPMDTITVEQSGSVLTLEIIKKFSITELYYKKTKEYFQQILDMQDREQIISKGRQFHFTFYSYTFVVLCEIPGLFEPYEVEAKIQRLIAKFDKELANISKLVFGDHNKVTLLISVNDIAEIEKAIHQMKAVIKEWESGDNHLLRGGIGTAYKEPEDIIKSNSEANKTVAFATNRNKFGLMRYEEISLNRFFLNQPIQEIEKYIEEILAPLRSDKIQNKDLEKTLMVYISSNKSAVESAKKLHIHINSLYQRLKKIEELLNLRFDDPEDMLKIQLACHLKNTFI; encoded by the coding sequence ATGAACATTACCTTGGAAAACCAGTTTCAATTAGTCATTTGCCTTGGAGATGCGGCCGCTGCCTTCACGGAATACGAGCTGGACTATGTATATCTTCTATGTTCCGATCTTTGCCATCAGGAATTGAATAAATCCAGGGACATGGAATTGGAAAAAATGATCGAAGGCATCCGTATGCTGACCTCCACGCTTGATTTGAATGAATTGCTTCAAACCATTATCCGAAGCGCAATAACGGTCATTTCGGCTGGAGACGCCGGGATTTTCCGCTTGTTCGACCGTCAGTCCTCGCTGCTCGTTCCACTTGCTCTGATTGGCTTTGACGATTCTTTTGCCCGATATAAAACAAAAAAAGGAGAAGCTATTTCGGGCAAAGTGTTTGCCGACGGCATTCCGAGAATCTATCAATCCAAGCAAGAGATGCTGCGCGATTACACGAACATCTCGGAAGAAAACATCGATTATGTGAAAAATGAAAAGAAAGCCAACGCGTTGATGAGCGTTCCTGTCTCATTAGGCGAAACCCGGATCGGAACGCTGACCATCCTTCAATTTTCCAAGAAGAGAAATTTCACCAACCGGGATTTGCAGCTGCTGCAGGGCTTCGCTTCGCAAGTCGCCATCGCCATTCATAATGCGAAGCTTTATGAGGAAACGAGCTTGAGGCTGAAACAGGTTACCGAGCTAAGCACGAAACTGGAAGAAAACAACCGGCTTTTGCAAAAAAGGATTCATGTTCATGATACGTTAACCCAGCTTTCCTTGAAAAACAAGGGCATTAAAAACTTGGTCAATGAAATTAACCGTATTCTCGGAATGCCTGTCTCATATGTGGATTGTCTCGATAACGAAATTTATACAGGTCCGCAAAGCAAAAATAAGATCAGCTTTGCCGCGATTTCCGAAATGTTCGAAAATCGGCAGAAAGCGCCAATGTCCGTTTCATGGTTTAACCAGGACTACTTCGTCTATCCCATTACGATCGGAACCGTATTGCTCGGCTGCATTATTGTAACGGCGTCTCACCCGCTGACGCCGATGGACACCATCACCGTAGAGCAAAGCGGTTCGGTGCTTACGCTTGAAATTATTAAAAAGTTCTCGATCACCGAACTGTATTATAAAAAGACAAAAGAGTACTTTCAACAAATACTGGACATGCAGGATCGGGAGCAGATCATCTCGAAAGGACGGCAATTTCATTTCACGTTCTATTCATATACTTTCGTTGTTTTATGTGAAATTCCCGGATTGTTCGAGCCGTACGAAGTGGAAGCAAAGATACAGCGCCTCATAGCCAAGTTCGATAAAGAGCTTGCGAACATCAGCAAGTTGGTTTTTGGAGATCATAACAAAGTGACATTGCTCATTTCGGTAAATGATATCGCGGAAATTGAAAAAGCGATTCACCAAATGAAGGCGGTCATCAAAGAATGGGAGAGCGGCGATAACCATTTATTGCGTGGAGGAATCGGTACGGCCTATAAAGAGCCGGAGGACATTATAAAAAGCAATAGCGAAGCGAACAAAACCGTCGCTTTTGCCACAAACCGAAATAAATTCGGGCTGATGCGATACGAGGAAATCAGCCTCAACCGCTTCTTCCTGAATCAGCCGATTCAGGAAATAGAGAAATATATCGAGGAGATACTGGCACCGCTGCGTTCGGACAAAATTCAAAATAAAGATTTGGAAAAAACGTTGATGGTGTATATTTCTTCTAATAAATCTGCTGTGGAATCGGCCAAGAAGCTTCATATTCATATCAATTCTTTGTATCAGCGATTGAAAAAAATCGAGGAGCTGCTCAATCTGCGGTTTGACGATCCTGAAGATATGCTCAAGATCCAGCTTGCTTGCCATCTGAAAAATACGTTCATATGA
- a CDS encoding MFS transporter, which translates to MKRALASKRNYAVLLVLFLAWIVGYFDKVSINVAIIPITKELNLTPDKAGLILSSFFLSYAVMQLVGGYLADKFGSKKVLTGAIFTWSIFTGITGWANSFFGMIASRFMVGAGEGSFPTASSVTIANTFPKEQRARAKSVVQSGSSVGIAIGSIVIASLTASFGWRIMFYSLAVLGVLLAILVWFVLGASDQKQEGENERRANKVPVNMLLKTPLVWKLLVVYFFANFVFWGLQSWLPSYWVKVKGMSMVSMGAYSSIPAILGFISFLVSGWVLDKYMLGKEKYIIIGGAFLSAIFIYLMFNATSIPLAFTYLTLSNVFLNPISITVFIMPLKHMAKESVGTATGIINAGAQVGSILSPTVMGYLISSSGNNYNAAFMFLVFSCIVMLIAGLTINTKKSANEMGPDSPAIAD; encoded by the coding sequence ATGAAGCGAGCCCTGGCAAGCAAAAGAAATTATGCAGTTCTTTTGGTTTTATTTCTGGCTTGGATCGTAGGTTATTTTGACAAAGTTTCGATAAACGTTGCCATCATTCCGATAACGAAGGAGCTTAATTTGACGCCGGACAAAGCGGGTCTCATCTTAAGCAGCTTTTTCCTCAGCTACGCCGTTATGCAGCTGGTGGGAGGGTATTTGGCCGATAAATTCGGGTCCAAAAAAGTATTGACGGGCGCCATTTTTACATGGTCGATTTTTACCGGAATAACCGGGTGGGCGAACTCGTTTTTCGGTATGATCGCTTCCCGGTTTATGGTGGGTGCCGGAGAAGGCTCTTTTCCGACGGCGAGCTCCGTAACCATTGCCAATACGTTTCCTAAGGAACAGCGGGCCCGGGCCAAGTCGGTCGTGCAATCGGGAAGCTCCGTGGGGATTGCCATCGGCTCGATCGTCATCGCTTCGCTAACGGCGTCTTTTGGCTGGAGGATCATGTTTTATTCGCTAGCGGTGCTGGGTGTTCTCCTTGCGATTTTGGTCTGGTTCGTGCTCGGGGCGTCCGATCAAAAGCAGGAGGGCGAGAACGAACGGAGGGCAAACAAAGTCCCGGTCAACATGCTGCTCAAAACACCCCTGGTGTGGAAATTGCTCGTTGTGTATTTTTTCGCCAATTTCGTTTTCTGGGGGCTGCAAAGCTGGCTGCCATCTTATTGGGTGAAGGTTAAGGGCATGAGCATGGTCTCGATGGGCGCTTATTCATCCATTCCGGCTATTCTGGGTTTTATTTCGTTCCTTGTAAGCGGCTGGGTATTGGATAAATATATGCTGGGCAAAGAGAAATATATTATTATCGGCGGTGCGTTTTTATCCGCGATATTTATCTACCTCATGTTTAATGCGACCTCGATACCCTTGGCGTTTACGTATTTGACTTTATCGAATGTATTTTTGAATCCGATCAGCATTACCGTATTTATTATGCCGCTCAAGCATATGGCGAAGGAATCGGTAGGCACGGCAACAGGCATTATTAATGCCGGGGCGCAAGTGGGCTCTATTTTGTCACCGACCGTCATGGGTTATTTGATCAGCTCATCGGGCAACAACTACAATGCAGCTTTCATGTTCCTGGTCTTTTCCTGCATTGTGATGCTGATTGCAGGTCTGACGATTAACACGAAGAAAAGCGCCAATGAGATGGGCCCGGATAGCCCGGCAATAGCCGACTAA
- the aspA gene encoding aspartate ammonia-lyase codes for MLRESMRLEKDFLGEKEVPADAYYGIQTVRAVENFPITGYTIHKELIIAMAMVKKAAATANMEIKQLTPRIGQAVVQAAEEIISGKWHDQFIVDPIQGGAGTSINMNANEVIANRAIELIGGTKGDYGAISPNTHVNMSQSTNDTFPTALHIAVLSLLEKLLATMKELHEAFRRKAKQFDHVIKMGRTHLQDAVPIRLGQEFEAYSRVLERDIVRIQRTREHLHEVNLGATAVGTGLNADPRYIRRAVEVLADISGFPLKNAGHLPDATQNTDVYTEVSAALKVCMINMSKVAGDLRLMASGPRAGLGEISLPARQPGSSIMPGKVNPVMCEVVNQVAFQVIGNDHTICLASEAGQLELNVMEPVLMFNLLQSLSMMNQVFRVFRTHCLEGIEANEQRCKEYVDKSVGIMTALNPHLGYEASARIAREAILTGKSVRELVLLHNVLTEDELELILDPYQMTEPGIAGKTLLEAK; via the coding sequence ATGCTGCGCGAATCGATGAGGCTGGAGAAGGATTTTCTTGGTGAGAAGGAGGTGCCTGCGGATGCTTACTATGGGATACAGACGGTAAGGGCTGTGGAAAATTTCCCGATTACAGGGTATACGATTCATAAAGAATTGATCATTGCAATGGCTATGGTCAAAAAAGCGGCCGCCACGGCCAATATGGAGATTAAGCAGCTGACTCCGCGGATTGGCCAAGCCGTTGTGCAGGCGGCCGAAGAAATTATATCCGGCAAATGGCACGATCAATTTATTGTAGATCCCATTCAGGGCGGCGCCGGCACTTCCATTAATATGAATGCGAACGAGGTTATCGCCAATCGCGCGATCGAGCTGATCGGTGGTACGAAGGGAGATTATGGCGCGATTAGTCCGAATACGCATGTGAACATGTCCCAATCGACCAACGATACCTTCCCGACGGCGCTCCATATTGCCGTTTTGTCCTTGCTCGAGAAGCTTCTCGCGACGATGAAGGAGTTGCACGAAGCCTTCCGGCGAAAGGCCAAGCAATTTGATCACGTAATCAAAATGGGCCGAACCCACCTGCAGGATGCCGTTCCGATCCGGCTTGGCCAGGAATTCGAAGCTTACAGCCGGGTGCTGGAGAGAGACATCGTTCGAATTCAGCGCACCCGGGAGCATTTGCATGAGGTCAATTTGGGAGCTACGGCGGTAGGCACCGGGCTGAATGCGGACCCCCGGTACATTCGAAGAGCTGTCGAGGTTTTGGCCGACATAAGCGGTTTTCCGCTTAAAAATGCCGGGCATCTTCCGGACGCAACGCAAAATACGGACGTCTATACGGAAGTATCCGCCGCCCTTAAGGTTTGCATGATCAACATGTCCAAGGTGGCCGGCGATTTGCGGTTGATGGCGTCCGGGCCGCGGGCAGGCTTGGGCGAAATCAGCCTTCCGGCCCGCCAGCCCGGTTCCTCCATTATGCCCGGCAAAGTAAACCCGGTAATGTGCGAAGTCGTCAATCAGGTTGCATTTCAAGTGATCGGCAACGATCATACGATTTGCCTGGCTTCGGAGGCGGGGCAGTTGGAACTGAATGTAATGGAGCCGGTGCTCATGTTCAATCTTCTTCAATCGTTAAGTATGATGAATCAGGTGTTTCGCGTTTTCCGTACGCATTGCTTGGAAGGCATTGAAGCCAACGAGCAGCGATGTAAGGAGTATGTAGATAAAAGCGTAGGCATTATGACAGCCTTAAATCCTCATCTTGGTTATGAAGCGTCGGCACGAATCGCACGCGAAGCCATATTGACCGGGAAGTCTGTCCGCGAGCTCGTCTTGCTGCATAATGTGCTGACCGAAGATGAGCTTGAACTCATTCTGGATCCTTACCAAATGACCGAACCCGGCATAGCGGGGAAAACTTTATTGGAAGCGAAGTGA
- a CDS encoding M20 family metallopeptidase has product MNHQTFIADMIERKRQKLIEVSDTIWGFCETRYEEFQSAELIAKTLEGEGFRVDRRAGGVETALVGSYGSGKPVVAILGEFDALSGLSQQSNLTFKKPILEGGNGHGCGHNLLGTGALAAAIAIRHYMEHHGLEGTVRYYGCPAEEGGGGKAYMARAGLFDDVDVAFTWHPWDENLAYNARMLATCQVYFKFIGISAHAAASPELGRSALDAVELMNVGANFLREHIIQDARLHYAITNAGGFAPNVVQAEAEVLYKIRAPRMDQVREILDRVYDVARGAALMTGTKLETQFDAASADLIPNITLGAMMHKQFVQIGGESYTEEELNFAKEIQASFSEAEMKAVHKSNGKVLSEQVNPYSPEPGFLAGSTDVGDVSWIVPTGQVYVTTCAYGTPPHSWQMVTQGKSSIAHKGMLLAGKVLASSAIEAMLNPSIIEQAKAEHKERLGGEAYQSMIPPEAMPAPIRRT; this is encoded by the coding sequence ATGAATCATCAAACATTCATTGCAGATATGATCGAACGGAAGAGACAGAAGCTGATTGAGGTGAGCGACACCATCTGGGGATTTTGCGAAACCCGTTACGAAGAATTTCAATCCGCCGAGCTTATCGCCAAGACGCTTGAGGGAGAGGGATTTCGTGTCGATCGTCGCGCCGGAGGGGTTGAAACGGCTCTTGTAGGGAGTTATGGGAGCGGAAAGCCGGTCGTTGCGATATTGGGAGAGTTTGATGCCTTGTCCGGTTTGAGCCAGCAGAGCAACCTAACGTTCAAAAAGCCCATTCTGGAAGGAGGCAACGGACACGGATGCGGCCATAATCTGCTGGGGACGGGGGCGCTTGCCGCGGCGATTGCGATTCGCCATTATATGGAGCATCATGGGCTTGAAGGAACGGTGCGCTATTACGGTTGTCCGGCGGAAGAAGGCGGCGGCGGGAAGGCATACATGGCCCGGGCCGGTCTATTCGACGATGTTGACGTTGCGTTCACATGGCATCCTTGGGATGAGAATCTGGCCTACAACGCGAGAATGCTGGCCACTTGCCAGGTTTATTTCAAATTTATCGGGATCAGTGCTCATGCCGCGGCAAGTCCCGAATTGGGCCGCAGCGCGCTGGACGCCGTAGAGCTGATGAACGTGGGGGCCAACTTCTTGCGGGAGCATATCATTCAGGATGCAAGACTCCATTATGCCATTACGAATGCGGGCGGATTCGCACCGAACGTCGTTCAGGCGGAGGCGGAAGTATTGTATAAGATTCGCGCTCCCAGGATGGATCAGGTGCGGGAGATTTTGGATAGAGTCTACGATGTTGCCCGAGGAGCCGCCTTGATGACAGGGACAAAACTGGAGACGCAATTCGATGCGGCTTCGGCGGACTTGATTCCGAATATTACGTTAGGGGCGATGATGCACAAGCAGTTTGTGCAAATCGGCGGCGAATCTTACACGGAAGAGGAATTAAACTTTGCCAAAGAGATTCAGGCCAGCTTCTCGGAAGCGGAAATGAAAGCCGTTCATAAAAGTAACGGAAAAGTACTGTCCGAGCAGGTAAATCCGTACTCTCCGGAGCCGGGCTTCCTTGCCGGATCGACGGATGTCGGCGATGTAAGTTGGATCGTTCCGACAGGACAGGTTTATGTGACGACTTGCGCTTACGGCACCCCTCCGCATAGCTGGCAAATGGTTACGCAGGGGAAATCGTCCATTGCCCACAAAGGGATGCTGCTTGCCGGTAAAGTTTTGGCGTCCTCGGCGATAGAGGCCATGTTGAATCCTTCGATCATAGAGCAAGCGAAAGCGGAACATAAGGAACGGCTAGGCGGGGAAGCGTATCAGTCCATGATTCCTCCGGAAGCGATGCCGGCCCCTATCCGGCGAACGTAG